From a region of the Tenggerimyces flavus genome:
- a CDS encoding DUF4255 domain-containing protein — MISDVDNALAGLLRREVLDSARVSVVFDPPTKEWAAKRNGPAVNLFLYDIREDTRRRASGAVQRFGENGRLESRHTPPRIFRLFYLVSAWTQRPEDEHRLLGALLESLLGHDVVPADLLPHSPSPVGLSVGLPPDEDRSFADVWSALGGELRPSIDVVLSLPLEAGRAIEVGPPVEAPLRLDMSATDGETNAERVGGDVEERREAAAGNGQRMQGITVMKRTRRKK, encoded by the coding sequence GTGATCTCCGACGTCGACAACGCGCTCGCCGGCCTGCTGCGCCGCGAGGTGCTCGACAGCGCGCGCGTGTCGGTCGTCTTCGACCCGCCGACGAAGGAGTGGGCCGCCAAGCGCAACGGGCCTGCGGTGAACCTGTTCCTGTACGACATCCGCGAGGACACCCGGCGGCGGGCGAGCGGCGCCGTTCAGCGCTTCGGCGAGAATGGCCGCCTCGAGTCCCGCCACACGCCGCCACGGATCTTCCGCCTGTTCTACCTGGTCAGCGCGTGGACTCAGCGGCCCGAGGACGAGCACCGGCTGCTCGGAGCGCTGCTGGAGTCGCTGCTTGGTCACGACGTCGTTCCGGCCGACCTGCTGCCCCACTCCCCTTCGCCCGTGGGGCTTTCGGTAGGACTCCCACCGGACGAGGACCGCTCGTTCGCCGACGTCTGGTCCGCGCTCGGCGGCGAGCTGCGGCCGTCCATCGACGTCGTGCTGTCGCTGCCGCTCGAGGCCGGCCGCGCGATCGAGGTCGGCCCACCGGTCGAGGCGCCGCTGCGGTTGGACATGTCCGCCACCGACGGCGAGACCAACGCCGAACGGGTCGGCGGCGACGTCGAGGAACGTCGCGAGGCTGCCGCCGGCAACGGCCAACGCATGCAGGGCATCACCGTGATGAAGCGAACCAGGCGCAAGAAGTGA
- a CDS encoding DUF6760 family protein — MTYATSRLHEEVAYVAYHFHWAMDEILDLEHPLRRQYVEEIARINKRMSEGD, encoded by the coding sequence GTGACGTACGCGACCAGCCGGCTGCACGAGGAGGTTGCGTACGTCGCCTATCACTTCCACTGGGCGATGGACGAGATCCTCGACCTCGAGCACCCGCTGCGCCGGCAGTACGTCGAGGAGATCGCCCGCATCAACAAGCGCATGAGTGAAGGAGATTGA
- a CDS encoding ATP-binding protein, which yields MSDESLRQLLARLAVVEERVRTLVAARRVVDPAPDDPLKGLYLTEAAIDAVLDNDAPGLPPWVRDEQPSDVNLRLPRLADAFSLTPLDVDLLLIAMAPDLDARFEQLYGYLNDDVSQRRATLRLAFDLLGQPATDATVRSRLDAQAPLVDGGLIEIGEPARPFLTRVLRVPDVVTAYLLGDSATDPTLADVLGVTPPPVPGAAKAIAKAVHPGRPAYLRGGTGSAVRGIGAAVLTELGLGVLPLDLARIPTELDVHRFVRAAAREARLHSKGILAGPVDALRADSMPLLRALATAPVPVVLVGAASWDPHWAPVVPVLGDAPELTTTEREALWRTALPPRDDVDPVRETAAFRLGPEQILRAAEAASLYAAMDGGIVTAEILRTGARSQNGAGLERLARRIVPAVGWDGLVLPDDAIERLRELVIRARHRDQVLRGWNMRPGGGRGVGVTALFTGESGTGKTISAEVVARDLGVDLYVVDLATVVDKYIGETEKNLERIFTEAAGVNGVLLFDEADAIFGKRSEVQDAHDRYANVEVAYLLQRMESFDGLAILTTNLRANIDEAFTRRLDMVVDFPQPDEPQRLLLWDRCLGTDVPRADDLDLPALAHSFELSGGDIRSATVTAAYFAAANTRTVTMADLVKAVDLEYTKLGRLRPAAPMTQPS from the coding sequence GTGAGCGACGAGAGCCTCCGGCAGCTCCTGGCTCGGCTGGCGGTCGTCGAGGAACGCGTCCGAACGCTCGTCGCCGCTCGCCGGGTGGTCGACCCCGCACCCGACGACCCGCTCAAGGGTCTCTACCTGACCGAGGCCGCGATCGACGCCGTCCTCGACAACGACGCGCCCGGCCTGCCGCCGTGGGTACGCGACGAGCAGCCATCCGACGTCAACCTGCGCTTGCCCCGGCTGGCCGACGCTTTCTCCCTTACCCCGTTGGACGTCGACCTGCTGCTGATCGCGATGGCGCCGGATCTCGACGCGCGGTTCGAGCAGCTGTACGGCTATCTCAACGACGACGTCTCCCAGCGCCGCGCGACGCTGCGGCTGGCGTTCGACCTGCTCGGCCAGCCCGCGACGGACGCGACCGTACGTTCCCGCCTCGACGCGCAGGCGCCGCTGGTCGACGGTGGGCTGATCGAGATCGGTGAGCCCGCCAGGCCGTTCCTCACGCGAGTGCTCCGCGTTCCCGATGTCGTCACCGCTTACCTGCTTGGTGATTCGGCCACCGATCCCACGCTCGCGGACGTGCTGGGCGTGACGCCGCCGCCCGTACCCGGGGCCGCGAAGGCGATCGCCAAGGCCGTCCATCCCGGTCGCCCGGCGTACCTGCGCGGCGGCACGGGCAGCGCTGTCCGCGGCATCGGCGCCGCCGTGCTCACCGAGCTCGGCCTTGGCGTGCTGCCGCTCGACCTCGCGCGGATCCCCACCGAGCTCGACGTCCATCGCTTCGTGCGCGCTGCCGCGCGCGAGGCTCGCCTGCACAGCAAGGGGATTCTCGCCGGTCCGGTCGACGCGCTGCGCGCCGACAGCATGCCGCTGCTCCGCGCGCTCGCCACCGCGCCAGTGCCCGTCGTCCTCGTCGGCGCCGCCAGCTGGGACCCGCACTGGGCGCCCGTCGTCCCCGTCCTCGGCGATGCGCCCGAGCTCACCACCACCGAACGCGAGGCCCTCTGGCGCACCGCGCTGCCGCCCCGAGACGACGTCGACCCGGTGCGGGAGACGGCGGCGTTCCGGCTCGGACCCGAGCAGATCCTCCGCGCGGCCGAGGCGGCGTCGCTGTACGCCGCGATGGATGGCGGCATCGTCACTGCCGAGATCCTCCGGACGGGTGCGCGTTCGCAGAACGGCGCCGGTCTGGAACGCCTTGCCCGTCGGATCGTTCCGGCCGTCGGTTGGGACGGCCTCGTGCTGCCGGACGACGCGATCGAACGGCTGCGTGAGCTCGTCATCCGCGCGCGGCACCGCGACCAGGTGCTGCGCGGCTGGAACATGCGCCCCGGCGGCGGTCGCGGCGTCGGCGTGACCGCGCTGTTCACCGGCGAGTCCGGTACGGGCAAGACGATCTCGGCCGAGGTCGTCGCCCGCGACCTCGGCGTCGATCTGTACGTCGTCGATCTCGCCACGGTCGTGGACAAGTACATCGGCGAGACTGAGAAGAACCTCGAACGCATCTTCACCGAGGCCGCCGGCGTCAACGGCGTCTTGCTCTTCGACGAGGCCGACGCCATCTTCGGCAAGCGGTCGGAGGTGCAGGACGCGCACGACCGGTACGCGAACGTCGAGGTGGCCTATCTGCTGCAGCGCATGGAGTCGTTCGACGGTCTGGCGATCCTCACCACGAACCTGCGCGCCAACATCGACGAGGCGTTCACCCGCCGGCTCGACATGGTGGTCGACTTCCCGCAGCCCGACGAGCCCCAGCGGCTCCTCCTCTGGGACCGGTGCCTCGGCACCGACGTCCCCCGCGCGGACGACCTCGACCTCCCCGCCCTCGCCCATTCGTTCGAGCTCTCCGGCGGCGACATCCGTTCGGCCACAGTCACCGCCGCCTACTTCGCCGCCGCCAACACCCGCACCGTCACCATGGCGGACCTCGTCAAGGCCGTCGACCTCGAGTACACCAAACTCGGCCGCCTCCGCCCCGCGGCCCCAATGACCCAGCCCAGCTGA
- a CDS encoding phage tail sheath family protein codes for MPTYLSPGVYVEEVEAGVRPIEGVGTAVAAFVGFAERGPVNVPTLITNWTQFTQTFGDFVEGSYLAHAVFGYIQNGGSAAYVVRIGGDRTEQNGQNGQAALRDAGGKKELTARPETTLGQYRLVAIEGSGGKTPDVTIDVADSAAENPPLGAVKLTIRATGRPAEEYDPVVPDRRADKANNVATVVNAKSKLVTVEELTTQGALEEIERGKKQLVAPTPVPSAPAQAEQIGADDYVGDVAERTGFSGLEAIDDITMVAVPDLMSAYQQGAIDLETVHAVQNAVVTHCELMGDRMAILDPPPGLNAQQIKEWRMDKAGYDSKYATLYWPWPKAFDPATGRNIFVPPSGHVAGIWARTDEARGVHKAPANEVLRGAISLETAITKAEHDLLNPVGINCIRSFPGRGIRVWGARTLSSDPAWRYVNVRRLFNYLEESIIDGTQWVVFEPNDDALWARIRRTISAFLINEWRKGALFGLTPDEAFYVKCDRETNPAEAIDAGQVTCSVGIAPVKPAEFVVFQLSQFSGGTSLVSE; via the coding sequence ATGCCGACGTACCTGTCGCCAGGTGTTTACGTCGAGGAAGTCGAGGCCGGGGTCCGGCCGATCGAAGGCGTCGGCACCGCGGTTGCGGCGTTCGTCGGCTTCGCCGAGCGGGGGCCGGTCAACGTGCCGACCCTGATCACGAACTGGACCCAGTTCACGCAGACCTTCGGCGACTTCGTCGAGGGTTCCTACCTCGCGCACGCAGTCTTCGGCTACATCCAGAACGGTGGCTCGGCCGCGTACGTCGTCCGCATCGGCGGCGACCGCACCGAGCAGAACGGCCAGAACGGCCAGGCCGCTCTCCGCGACGCGGGTGGCAAGAAGGAGCTCACCGCCCGGCCCGAGACGACGCTCGGCCAGTACCGCCTCGTCGCGATCGAGGGCAGCGGCGGCAAGACGCCAGACGTGACGATCGACGTCGCCGACAGTGCGGCCGAGAATCCACCGCTCGGCGCGGTGAAGCTCACCATCCGCGCGACCGGCCGCCCTGCCGAGGAGTACGACCCGGTCGTTCCCGACCGCCGTGCCGACAAGGCCAACAACGTCGCCACGGTCGTCAACGCGAAGTCCAAGCTGGTCACGGTCGAGGAGCTCACCACGCAGGGTGCGCTCGAGGAGATCGAGCGGGGCAAGAAGCAGCTGGTCGCGCCGACGCCGGTTCCGTCCGCGCCCGCGCAGGCCGAGCAGATCGGTGCCGACGACTATGTCGGCGACGTCGCCGAGCGCACCGGGTTCTCCGGTCTGGAGGCGATCGACGACATCACGATGGTCGCCGTTCCCGACCTGATGAGCGCGTACCAGCAGGGCGCGATCGACCTCGAGACCGTGCACGCCGTCCAGAACGCCGTCGTCACCCACTGCGAGCTGATGGGTGACCGGATGGCGATCCTCGACCCGCCGCCGGGGCTGAACGCCCAACAGATCAAGGAATGGCGGATGGACAAGGCGGGCTACGACTCCAAGTACGCCACGCTCTACTGGCCCTGGCCGAAGGCGTTCGACCCCGCGACGGGCCGCAACATCTTCGTCCCGCCGTCCGGCCACGTCGCCGGCATCTGGGCGCGGACGGACGAGGCGCGCGGTGTGCACAAGGCGCCGGCGAACGAGGTCCTCCGCGGCGCGATCTCGCTCGAGACCGCGATCACCAAGGCCGAGCACGACCTGCTCAACCCGGTCGGCATCAACTGCATCCGTTCGTTCCCGGGCCGCGGCATCCGCGTGTGGGGCGCTCGTACGCTCTCCTCCGACCCGGCGTGGCGATACGTCAACGTGCGCAGGCTTTTCAACTACCTCGAAGAGTCGATCATCGACGGCACCCAGTGGGTCGTGTTCGAGCCGAACGACGACGCGCTGTGGGCTCGCATCCGCCGCACGATCAGCGCATTCCTCATCAACGAGTGGCGCAAGGGCGCCCTGTTCGGCCTCACGCCGGACGAGGCGTTCTACGTCAAGTGCGACCGGGAGACCAACCCCGCCGAGGCGATCGACGCCGGACAGGTCACCTGCTCGGTCGGCATCGCGCCGGTGAAGCCGGCCGAGTTCGTCGTGTTCCAGCTCTCCCAGTTCTCCGGCGGCACCAGCCTCGTCAGCGAGTAG
- a CDS encoding choice-of-anchor D domain-containing protein, producing the protein MSATALSCAVVATVLVPLAQPTAIAAEPPTILLGSPDLQRELSDAVLSADGRQVGFLSKFGDTPSNYEVRDLLQGTTTAVPTGVAGEVETATMSGSGRLLSFTVGPTTGTGPQTLFAVDREAPSDSQVHQVTGTTNDLPYLRMGGCVSGLRSCPEISEDGSTLVAGVYQSIQSPSLELTLGDGTVVGNPDGGFFEPIIDFSGDTGTTAELHVEAREPVVFPETGPQLSGDSIFELGTSTAPCSGPLAAGQQCTVVVSTRPVFCFEETARFGQLRLPGATPAGQTAISLLVDCPPAGGDLLTAAGPAATARCSGGAVYDGPAPTTPRDPHEGRLGEQVVSVGQSGVGGLQQFSVQVTADLSTPTTVNLETDAACPFKLVVPKSQPADACQPGGSLEPGASCVAYVEFKATEIAPYAGELVAGATRYRLVASGSGSYVAAWRDPSGQGNFAAAGPPRIVSVTGPDGTPMDGSDPSVSSDGRWVAFTSSSKLGRPAGDTTNRQVYVHDTNADGAGGHGQTVIASMLPDGRLLPSASRPSLSGDGSRVAYADTHEFEPEPIEFRQVYVRDLPAQRTIVASSSPTGADGDDYSDSPVLSNDGRSVVYQSTSRNLMPDPLPGDAGVWQVYVRDVDPDFAGGRGVNQLMSVTDTGGAAPGTGAYRPAVNANGSVVAFHSDAQLTADDVESDPMTDVYVSTRAGELSASPASFDFGQVPVKTKSTPRVVTITNAGGPATIGEVGIDPPFQIASDQCSNTSLRGGESCAIGVTFAPTQVGARDSQLYVPGPPGTEAVSVALTGTGTSDATTPGETKLVSVDDDPSSIIANSAPSISNDGRYVAFQSLAPSGSDGGALDKNARGPKQPKIVKGSKGVPAKKAPKGGPPRSAVVEALTGDAIHLRDQATGTTERLSPPEHVPYGRPDVSGNAQLVSYLGMTRDENGNALDRTANVYAVNRQNPAAPVVRAVSGTPTDLPYQRTNAYCAFPGCDPRLSDDGTSVVFSARQSWYSQSLSLQVPYQGGLTPWDLVDFAPTESGATPYTQQVTVVAHDAVEFAGGPVVDAAEGAFRINGTTCGASLAAGQSCTIDLEFVGPRCGETFVGTLRTQGRIPAGQTAVALVGSRRCGAVIRANPEKLDEVKPGVDAPNCAAIPAPATAPSPTTGGTTPIGNVEADSAHTEIGKTDYVGLVVTNTSPDPGGLNFETPQCGMAFVTPGQPSPEYPTCTDGQQLAAGASCAAYVGFKPETVGTVLANLTLGGTQYKVHRFIGTADRDLVLMRRDPSGTGDFAGAGSPASEIVSLDGNGAPMNGETPVVSGDGRYVGFLSEDPVGRDTDDGNWQLYLRDRTAKTTKLVSLLPDGTLDEFGAIAPSISRDGSRIAFQAGPRGEGPTPPYSQIYVRDLGSARTVLASAAFDDPGTRGNSDSYDPALSDDGTTVAFSSLAENLVDQPGNGRTAIYVREVERDFAGDSPRDNEIVSLTNEGRVVGGSSYRPAVNDDGAFVAFGSTGALVPEDTDEGAWDVYVRRRFAQLVVEPPALDFGKVKVGESSGPKRVTVRNTGSGPADIGTVTAAAPFAPGAETCAKLRRGKSCSVDATFAPTAEGTFSGALNVPVSQGYLSLPPIGVTLAGVGEVPTVPPVPTAAYSVSPASVDFGDVTLGKEAAPASLTVKNTGQVPLAMTVATESDGDIGDYAADGTPCAVVMPAQSCVVPVRFAPRAEGTRTGAVTFTADAQDPTAKDPAPVDVSLTGTGAEPATGPTKVAAMTVTPVSLAFPAGILNLAGAPKRVVVRNVGDVPLAVAGEVRSGATEFYSRSASCLILLPGKQCTVDVRFAPRALGARVGALTVLAASIDPLVVSPFPVQVGLTGTTKQPKLVLDPTVGRPGQVTMVRGENFPPTQQIALSWQPGLGTAVAKPDAAGTFTVPMLVYRRDMLGDRILAAAIPSLLAPTLSDPYLVEPLSSQPPGFFFRW; encoded by the coding sequence ATGTCCGCAACAGCCCTGTCCTGCGCCGTCGTCGCGACGGTGCTCGTTCCGCTCGCCCAACCCACGGCGATCGCGGCCGAGCCGCCGACGATCCTCCTCGGTTCGCCCGATCTGCAGCGCGAGCTGTCGGACGCGGTGCTGAGCGCGGACGGCCGCCAGGTCGGGTTCCTCAGCAAGTTCGGCGACACCCCGTCGAACTACGAGGTGCGCGACCTCCTCCAAGGGACGACGACCGCGGTGCCGACCGGGGTGGCCGGCGAGGTCGAGACCGCGACGATGTCAGGTAGCGGCAGGCTGCTCTCCTTCACAGTCGGGCCGACGACTGGCACGGGGCCGCAAACCCTGTTCGCGGTGGACCGCGAGGCACCGTCCGACAGCCAGGTGCACCAGGTCACCGGTACGACGAACGACCTGCCCTACCTGCGGATGGGTGGTTGTGTCAGCGGGCTCCGGTCGTGTCCGGAGATCTCCGAGGACGGATCCACCCTCGTAGCGGGCGTCTATCAGTCCATCCAGTCGCCCTCGTTGGAGCTCACGCTCGGCGACGGCACCGTGGTGGGCAACCCGGACGGCGGCTTCTTCGAGCCGATCATCGACTTCAGCGGCGACACGGGTACCACGGCCGAGCTCCACGTGGAAGCGCGCGAGCCGGTGGTCTTCCCGGAGACCGGCCCCCAGCTGTCCGGGGACTCCATCTTCGAGTTGGGAACGTCGACCGCTCCGTGCAGCGGTCCGCTCGCGGCGGGTCAGCAGTGCACGGTGGTGGTGAGCACCCGGCCGGTGTTCTGTTTCGAGGAGACAGCCAGGTTCGGGCAGCTCCGCCTCCCTGGCGCCACCCCCGCTGGACAGACGGCGATCTCGCTGCTCGTCGACTGCCCGCCCGCCGGTGGTGATCTCCTCACAGCTGCGGGACCGGCCGCCACAGCTCGATGCAGTGGCGGCGCCGTCTACGACGGGCCGGCACCCACGACCCCGAGGGACCCGCACGAGGGGAGGCTCGGCGAACAGGTCGTCTCGGTCGGGCAGTCCGGCGTCGGTGGGCTCCAGCAGTTCTCCGTACAGGTCACCGCCGACCTGTCGACGCCGACCACAGTGAACCTCGAGACCGATGCCGCGTGTCCGTTCAAGCTCGTCGTTCCGAAGAGCCAACCCGCGGATGCCTGCCAGCCTGGAGGGTCGCTGGAACCCGGCGCGTCCTGTGTCGCGTACGTCGAGTTCAAGGCCACCGAGATCGCGCCCTACGCGGGCGAGCTCGTGGCGGGAGCCACGCGCTACCGACTGGTCGCCTCGGGCAGTGGCAGCTACGTGGCCGCGTGGCGGGATCCCAGCGGGCAAGGGAACTTCGCGGCCGCCGGACCTCCTCGCATCGTCAGCGTCACTGGTCCTGACGGGACGCCCATGGACGGCTCCGATCCTTCGGTGTCCTCCGACGGGCGCTGGGTCGCCTTCACCTCGAGCTCCAAGCTCGGCAGGCCGGCCGGCGACACCACCAACCGTCAGGTGTACGTCCACGACACCAATGCCGACGGCGCCGGCGGACATGGCCAGACCGTGATCGCCTCGATGCTGCCCGATGGTCGATTGCTCCCGTCCGCCAGCAGGCCGTCCCTGTCCGGGGACGGGAGTCGGGTGGCGTACGCCGACACGCACGAGTTCGAGCCGGAGCCGATCGAGTTCCGCCAGGTGTACGTGCGAGATCTCCCCGCACAGCGGACCATCGTCGCCTCGAGCTCGCCGACGGGAGCGGATGGAGACGACTACTCCGACTCCCCCGTCCTGTCCAACGACGGCCGGAGCGTGGTCTACCAGTCCACCTCGCGCAACCTGATGCCCGATCCGCTTCCAGGGGACGCCGGCGTCTGGCAGGTCTACGTACGGGACGTCGATCCAGACTTCGCCGGCGGACGAGGTGTCAACCAGCTCATGTCGGTGACCGACACCGGCGGGGCCGCTCCCGGGACCGGCGCCTACCGCCCGGCGGTCAACGCCAACGGGTCGGTCGTCGCGTTCCACTCCGACGCTCAGCTCACCGCCGACGACGTCGAGTCGGATCCGATGACGGACGTCTACGTCTCCACCAGGGCGGGAGAACTGTCCGCGTCGCCGGCGTCGTTCGACTTCGGCCAGGTGCCGGTCAAGACCAAGTCCACCCCACGCGTGGTGACGATCACCAACGCTGGAGGGCCCGCGACGATCGGGGAGGTGGGGATCGACCCGCCGTTCCAGATCGCGAGCGACCAGTGCTCGAACACCTCACTGCGTGGCGGAGAGTCGTGCGCGATCGGCGTGACGTTCGCTCCGACCCAGGTAGGCGCCAGGGACAGTCAGCTGTACGTTCCCGGACCGCCCGGCACGGAGGCGGTCAGCGTCGCCCTCACGGGCACGGGAACGAGCGACGCGACCACGCCGGGGGAGACCAAGCTCGTCTCGGTGGACGACGATCCGTCGAGCATCATCGCCAACTCGGCGCCGTCGATCTCCAACGACGGAAGGTACGTGGCGTTCCAGTCGCTCGCGCCCTCCGGGTCCGACGGCGGAGCGCTGGACAAGAACGCCAGGGGTCCGAAGCAGCCGAAGATCGTCAAGGGCTCGAAGGGAGTCCCGGCGAAGAAGGCGCCCAAGGGCGGTCCACCGAGGTCGGCGGTCGTCGAGGCGTTGACCGGCGACGCGATCCACCTGAGGGACCAGGCGACGGGGACGACCGAACGGCTCTCGCCGCCCGAACACGTTCCGTACGGGAGGCCGGACGTCTCCGGCAACGCCCAGCTCGTCAGCTATCTCGGCATGACCAGGGACGAGAACGGCAACGCGCTGGACCGGACCGCCAACGTCTACGCGGTGAACCGGCAGAACCCGGCCGCGCCCGTCGTTCGCGCTGTCAGTGGCACACCGACGGATCTCCCGTACCAGCGCACGAACGCCTACTGCGCGTTCCCTGGCTGCGATCCACGGTTGTCCGACGACGGGACGTCGGTCGTCTTCTCCGCACGGCAGTCCTGGTACTCGCAGAGTCTCTCGCTCCAGGTTCCCTATCAAGGCGGGCTGACTCCATGGGACCTGGTCGACTTCGCTCCCACGGAGTCGGGCGCCACCCCGTACACCCAGCAGGTGACCGTGGTGGCCCACGACGCGGTGGAGTTCGCCGGTGGACCCGTGGTCGACGCGGCTGAGGGAGCCTTCAGGATCAACGGGACCACCTGTGGCGCGTCACTCGCCGCGGGTCAGAGCTGCACGATCGACCTCGAGTTCGTCGGTCCACGATGCGGTGAGACGTTCGTCGGAACCCTGCGAACGCAGGGTCGGATTCCGGCCGGTCAGACCGCGGTCGCGCTGGTGGGGAGTCGGCGTTGCGGAGCCGTCATCCGGGCCAACCCCGAGAAGCTGGACGAGGTGAAGCCCGGTGTTGACGCGCCCAACTGCGCGGCGATTCCCGCGCCTGCGACGGCGCCATCCCCGACGACCGGGGGCACGACGCCGATCGGCAACGTCGAGGCCGACTCGGCGCACACCGAGATCGGGAAGACCGACTACGTCGGTCTGGTCGTCACCAACACCAGCCCCGATCCCGGAGGGTTGAACTTCGAGACTCCGCAATGTGGCATGGCGTTCGTCACCCCGGGACAGCCGAGCCCGGAGTATCCGACCTGCACGGACGGGCAACAGCTCGCCGCCGGCGCGTCGTGCGCCGCGTACGTCGGGTTCAAGCCGGAGACGGTCGGGACTGTCCTCGCCAACCTGACGCTAGGTGGAACCCAGTACAAGGTGCACAGGTTCATCGGCACGGCGGATCGCGACCTCGTGCTCATGCGGCGAGATCCCAGCGGCACCGGCGACTTCGCGGGCGCGGGGAGTCCGGCATCCGAGATCGTCAGCCTGGACGGCAACGGTGCCCCGATGAACGGCGAGACCCCGGTCGTCTCGGGCGACGGCAGGTACGTCGGGTTCCTCTCCGAGGATCCCGTCGGGCGCGACACCGACGACGGGAACTGGCAGCTGTACCTGCGCGACCGTACCGCGAAGACGACCAAGCTCGTCTCCCTGCTGCCCGACGGTACGCTCGACGAGTTCGGGGCGATCGCCCCGTCGATCTCGCGGGACGGCAGCCGCATCGCGTTCCAGGCCGGACCACGCGGCGAGGGACCGACGCCGCCGTACTCCCAGATCTACGTCCGCGACCTCGGCTCGGCCAGGACCGTGCTCGCATCTGCGGCGTTCGACGATCCCGGGACGCGGGGCAACAGCGACAGCTACGACCCGGCGCTGTCCGACGACGGGACGACGGTCGCGTTCAGCTCGCTCGCCGAGAACCTGGTCGACCAGCCGGGCAACGGGCGCACGGCGATCTACGTCCGCGAGGTCGAGCGGGACTTCGCCGGGGACTCCCCGCGAGACAACGAGATCGTGTCGTTGACGAACGAAGGGCGTGTGGTCGGCGGAAGCTCGTACCGTCCGGCGGTCAACGACGACGGCGCGTTCGTCGCGTTCGGCTCGACCGGTGCTCTGGTGCCCGAGGACACCGACGAGGGCGCTTGGGACGTCTACGTTCGCCGGCGGTTCGCGCAGTTGGTGGTGGAGCCGCCGGCGCTCGACTTCGGCAAGGTGAAGGTCGGGGAGTCGTCCGGGCCGAAGCGGGTGACCGTACGCAACACCGGCTCGGGACCCGCGGACATCGGTACGGTGACTGCGGCGGCTCCGTTCGCTCCGGGTGCGGAGACCTGCGCGAAGCTGCGGCGGGGGAAGAGCTGCTCGGTCGACGCGACGTTCGCGCCCACTGCCGAAGGCACGTTCAGCGGTGCGCTGAACGTCCCGGTCTCCCAGGGATATCTGTCGCTGCCGCCGATCGGAGTGACGCTCGCCGGTGTCGGGGAGGTGCCGACCGTGCCGCCGGTTCCGACGGCTGCCTACTCGGTCTCGCCCGCGTCGGTGGACTTCGGCGACGTGACGCTTGGCAAGGAGGCGGCGCCTGCTTCGCTGACGGTGAAGAACACGGGTCAGGTGCCGCTGGCGATGACGGTCGCGACGGAGTCGGATGGTGACATTGGTGACTATGCGGCGGACGGAACGCCTTGTGCGGTGGTCATGCCGGCGCAGTCGTGTGTCGTTCCCGTACGGTTCGCGCCGCGGGCGGAGGGCACGCGGACAGGTGCGGTGACGTTCACCGCCGACGCGCAGGATCCGACCGCGAAGGATCCGGCGCCGGTCGACGTCTCGTTGACCGGTACGGGTGCCGAGCCTGCCACCGGTCCGACGAAGGTCGCCGCCATGACGGTCACGCCGGTGTCGCTCGCGTTCCCGGCCGGCATCCTGAACCTGGCGGGCGCCCCGAAGCGCGTGGTCGTGCGGAACGTGGGTGACGTGCCGCTCGCGGTGGCGGGGGAGGTGCGGTCCGGCGCGACGGAGTTCTACTCCCGTTCGGCAAGCTGCCTGATCCTCCTGCCAGGGAAGCAATGCACGGTCGACGTACGGTTCGCGCCGCGGGCATTGGGCGCGCGGGTGGGTGCGCTGACCGTGCTCGCCGCCTCGATCGACCCGCTGGTGGTGAGCCCGTTCCCTGTCCAGGTGGGGTTGACGGGGACGACGAAGCAGCCGAAGCTCGTGCTCGATCCGACGGTCGGGCGGCCGGGCCAGGTGACGATGGTGCGCGGGGAGAACTTCCCACCGACACAGCAGATCGCGCTGTCGTGGCAGCCCGGGCTGGGTACGGCGGTGGCGAAGCCGGACGCGGCGGGGACGTTCACGGTGCCGATGCTCGTGTACCGGAGAGACATGCTGGGCGACCGGATTCTGGCGGCGGCGATCCCGAGCCTGCTGGCACCGACGTTGAGCGATCCGTACCTGGTGGAGCCGTTGTCGAGCCAGCCGCCGGGGTTCTTCTTCCGCTGGTAG
- a CDS encoding phage tail protein, which translates to MPLADAMDMATAYSFSVSIDGIEVPYVIEVSGLKTEVDMVTYQEQAKDGKYIARQVMGRVKPGQISITRGLTDSKTITDWLKLVMQGDIKGARKTAEVCLYTSNGEQLKRLNFRNVWIKDVELGGSLKAGSTDPLTEKFTLCWDEMEYA; encoded by the coding sequence ATGCCTCTCGCTGATGCCATGGACATGGCGACCGCCTACTCGTTCAGCGTCTCCATCGACGGGATCGAGGTCCCGTACGTCATCGAGGTCAGCGGCCTCAAGACCGAGGTCGACATGGTCACGTACCAGGAACAGGCCAAGGACGGGAAGTACATCGCCCGCCAGGTCATGGGTCGGGTGAAGCCCGGCCAGATCAGCATCACCCGCGGCCTCACCGACTCCAAGACCATCACCGACTGGCTGAAGCTCGTCATGCAGGGCGACATCAAGGGCGCCCGCAAGACCGCGGAGGTCTGCCTCTACACGTCGAACGGGGAGCAGCTCAAGCGGCTGAACTTCCGCAACGTGTGGATCAAGGACGTCGAGCTCGGCGGCTCCCTCAAGGCCGGCTCGACCGACCCGCTGACGGAGAAGTTCACGCTCTGCTGGGATGAGATGGAGTACGCGTGA